A window of Oncorhynchus keta strain PuntledgeMale-10-30-2019 chromosome 27, Oket_V2, whole genome shotgun sequence contains these coding sequences:
- the LOC118360335 gene encoding calcium-binding and coiled-coil domain-containing protein 1-like, translated as MEKAWRVEFRNVGSSYFPQSRVECHYSISSQHTWASHDWVGLFKVGWLSVKDYHTFVWALAPDGYQEGTDVNCCVNFQASYLPKSSSQQYQFVYVDGKGEVCSASSQFTFSAPKPLEDLVTLEEGAHGEEGGTDMLLVVPRAELLQSRLQECLRERAELLHARESAERMKEREREKYRRARETWDRGCEELERNIADLKEELRESRDRVEEMERRQEEVEASGEALAQEKSSILTMKAASEQRIRELEDDIKALALKALERETELERMKERAKKQAVQRREEEKERKVLQLKLEQSEGELRSLSAEFQGLRSSLAQRDTHALQLRDTITTLTYRLSTAQRKEAESEAALAEMRGLRERLGASERCAEGLKGELCALVAQRDQGQTELHQARLQAAQLTLQLADASLALREARAHWAQERQSLQCSTEKARERLEKLNGETQRIEKKLQEERMEREKVEVELGREKDCNRVQLGETCRELQELKASLRVAQKEKEQLLLEQQDLMEYMGQVEQRREALADAKWSAAVFASTSLHDSPLSDSEDENPEALQPSRQPCRQPPPSSRPLAHYSLCDPQAQPDSLLPSTPPSSPRDMSRSLSRGGVVISQPAPLLLPRQSGGDTLTHSSESEEENNTDQCGGHSSGEEAALLLPETTDTVLSDLANTSQW; from the exons ATGGAGAAGGCTTGGAGGGTGGAGTTTAGGAACGTGGGTAGTAGCTACTTCCCTCAGAGCCGCGTGGAATGCCACTACAGCATCAGCTCGCAACATACCTGGGCCAGCCATGACTGGGTCGGGCTCTTCAAG GTGGGATGGTTGTCAGTGAAGGACTACCACACCTTTGTTTGGGCCCTGGCCCCGGATGGCTACCAGGAGGGCACAGATGTCAACTGCTGTGTTAACTTCCAGG CCTCCTATCTGCCCAAGTCCAGTTCCCAGCAGTACCAGTTTGTGTACGTGGATGGGAAGGGAGAGGTGTGCTCTGCCAGCTCCCAGTTTACCTTCAGCGCCCCTAAACCTTTGGAGGACCTGGTCACCCTGGAGGAAGGAGCCCacggagaggagggggggaccgACATGCTTCTGGTCGTACCCAGGGCCGAGCTACTGCAG agtCGCCTGCAAGAGTGTCTTCGGGAGCGAGCCGAGCTGCTCCATGCACGGGAGTCAGCCgagaggatgaaggagagagagagggagaagtacaGGAGGGCAAGAGAGACGTGGGACAGAGGCTGTGAGGAGCTGGAGAGGAACATCGCAGACCTGAAGGAAGAGCTGCGAGAAAGCAGAGACAGggtggaagagatggagaggaggcaggag GAGGTGGAGGCATCAGGAGAGGCCTTGGCTCAAGAGAAGAGCTCCATACTGACTATGAAAGCAGCCAGCGAACAGCGAATCAGAGAGCTGGAGGATGACATTAAAGCCCTGGCACTGAAGGCTTTGGAACGAGAGACTGAACTGGAGAG GATGAAGGAGAGGGCCAAGAAGCAAGCAGTtcaaaggagggaggaggagaaagagaggaaagttCTGCAG CTCAAGCTGGAGCAGTCCGAGGGGGAGTTGCGCAGTCTGTCTGCTGAGTTCCAGGGTCTGAGGAGCTCCctggcccagagagacacacacgccCTACAGCTACGTGACACCATCACCACCCTCACATACAGGCTGAGTACGGCGCAGCGGAAAGAG GCGGAGAGCGAGGCCGCCCTGGCTGAGATGCGGGGCCTGCGGGAGCGTCTGGGGGCCAGCGAGCGTTGTGCCGAGGGCCTGAAGGGAGAGCTGTGTGCCCTGGTGGCCCAGAGGGACCAGGGCCAGACAGAGCTGCACCAGGCCAGGCTCCAAGCGGCACAGCTCACCCTGCAGCTAGCCGACGCCAGCCTGGCCCTGAGGGAGGCCAGAGCACACTGGGCCCAGGAGAGACAGAGCCTGCAGTGCAGCACTGAG AAGGCCAGAGAGCGTCTGGAGAAGCTGAATGGAGAGACGCAGCGGATAGAGAAGAAGCtccaggaggagaggatggagagagagaaggtggaagTGGAGCTGGGAAGAGAGAAGGACTGTAACCGG GTGCAGCTGGGTGAGACATGCAGGGAGCTCCAGGAGCTGAAGGCCAGTCTGAGGGTGGCCCAGAAGGAGAAGGAGCAGCTGCTGCTGGAGCAACAG GACCTGATGGAGTACATGGGTCAggtggaacagaggagggaggctTTGGCAGATGCCAAGTGGAGCGCTGCGGTGTTCGCCTCCACCA gcCTCCATGACAGTCCTCTGTCTGACTCTGAGGATGAGAACCCTGAGGCCCTGCAGCCCTCCCGCCAACCCTGCAGGcagccccccccctcctcccgcCCCCTTGCCCACTACAGCCTGTGTGACCCCCAAGCCCAGCCTGACTCCCTgctcccctccacccccccttcctcccccagaGACATGTCCCGGTCCCTGTCCCGAGGGGGCGTCGTCATCAGCCAGCCCGCTCCCCTGTTGTTGCCCAGGCAATCGGGCGGAGACACCCTAACACACAGCTCTGAGTCG gaggaggagaataacACTGACCAGTGCGGAGGACACAGCTCTGGAGAGGAGGCAGCCCTGCTGCTGCCTGAGACCACAGACACAGTCCTCAG TGACCTGGCTAATACCTCTCAGTGGTAG